The following are encoded together in the Bradyrhizobium sp. CCGUVB1N3 genome:
- a CDS encoding ABC transporter permease, with protein MLRYTINRVLLAIPTLLGVAILVFLMLRIVPGDIVEVKLRGDGGAVSQETIEMERHKLGLDKPLVIQFKDWMVGVATLNFGKSMWTERPVMEEISLRLELSLQVAIMATIFAVLIAIPLGTMAALFRDTWIDYLMRIATIGGISIPAFWFGMLIMSALLAAFNWLPPITFTPIYVDPIANLTQLIWPALAVGYRYCAVTARMIRSSLLEVLNEDYIRTARAKGVYERLVISRHALRNALLPAITVIGLEFTFLIGGLVVTEQVFNLNGIGMLFVQSVSRNDFTLIQGMVMLIAAFYVFVNLLVDLLYAVFDPRIRYW; from the coding sequence GTGCTCCGCTACACGATCAACCGTGTGCTGCTAGCGATCCCCACGCTGCTCGGCGTGGCGATCCTAGTCTTCTTGATGCTGCGCATCGTTCCTGGCGATATCGTCGAGGTGAAACTGCGCGGTGACGGCGGGGCCGTCTCGCAGGAAACAATCGAAATGGAGCGCCACAAGCTCGGCCTCGACAAGCCACTCGTCATTCAATTCAAGGACTGGATGGTGGGCGTCGCAACGCTCAATTTCGGCAAATCGATGTGGACTGAACGGCCGGTGATGGAAGAGATCTCGCTTCGGCTTGAACTCTCGCTGCAGGTCGCGATCATGGCGACGATCTTTGCGGTGCTGATTGCCATTCCATTGGGCACAATGGCCGCGCTTTTTCGCGACACCTGGATCGACTATCTGATGCGAATAGCCACGATCGGCGGAATTTCGATTCCCGCGTTCTGGTTCGGCATGCTGATCATGTCGGCTCTGCTCGCCGCCTTCAACTGGTTACCGCCGATCACCTTTACGCCGATCTACGTCGATCCCATCGCCAATCTGACCCAGCTGATCTGGCCTGCGCTTGCTGTCGGTTACCGCTACTGTGCGGTGACGGCGCGTATGATCCGCTCCTCTCTGCTCGAGGTACTCAACGAAGACTACATCCGGACCGCGCGCGCCAAAGGCGTGTACGAGAGGCTTGTGATCTCGCGCCACGCATTACGCAACGCCTTGTTGCCGGCGATCACTGTCATCGGCCTAGAATTCACCTTCCTGATCGGCGGGCTCGTGGTAACGGAGCAGGTGTTCAATCTCAACGGCATCGGAATGCTCTTCGTGCAAAGTGTGTCGCGCAACGACTTTACGCTGATTCAAGGCATGGTGATGCTGATCGCCGCGTTCTACGTATTCGTCAATCTGCTGGTCGACCTGCTCTATGCCGTGTTCGATCCGCGCATCAGGTATTGGTGA
- a CDS encoding ABC transporter substrate-binding protein, translating into METRRAVLRHVSGALALGMGGLNFATVQARAQTPKRGGTLTFAISAETPHYDPHGSDTYATLHFAAPFYSTLLRFNLSKFPEVEGDLAQSWTVAEDLTSYTFKLRPSLKFHDGTPLTSADVRATYERLRNPPQGVVSTRKATFDDIGTIETPDPTTVIFKMKNLNASMLEHFASPWNIIYSAKDLAENPAGPRTRINGTGPFIFVEHVRGSHVSGRKNESYFKQGLPYLDGWKGVFTLQAAAMLNAVQGGQVLGEFRGISPAERDRLVQAMGDKIRIEESSWTLNLLVCFNVEKKPFDDVRVRRALCMAIDRWGGSQGLSRISTLRAVGGLIRPGSPFATPESELVKLPGFSKDIKKSREEAKKLLAEAGVPNLKFTLHNRNLAMPYTPAGIFLVDQWRQVGVEVEHKQFDTAPYLATMNAGNHEVAIDFSNLFMDDSSLGLAKYLSVTRAPENRSRSNDPELDKLYDDHLRERDVEKRKAMIRAFEKRLFEQAYQQPLLWWHRIVATHKVVMGWKMSPSHNLGQDLAEVWLNT; encoded by the coding sequence ATGGAAACAAGACGCGCCGTGCTAAGGCACGTGAGTGGCGCGCTCGCCCTCGGCATGGGCGGGTTAAACTTCGCTACCGTGCAGGCTCGAGCGCAGACACCCAAACGCGGCGGCACGCTTACATTCGCGATTAGCGCTGAGACGCCGCACTACGATCCGCATGGGAGCGATACCTATGCAACGCTGCATTTCGCGGCGCCGTTTTACTCCACGCTTCTGCGCTTCAACCTGTCCAAGTTTCCGGAGGTCGAGGGCGATCTGGCGCAATCCTGGACGGTCGCAGAGGACCTGACGAGCTACACCTTCAAGCTCCGCCCCAGCCTGAAATTCCACGACGGCACGCCGCTCACCTCGGCCGATGTGAGGGCAACCTACGAGCGGCTGCGCAACCCGCCGCAGGGCGTCGTGTCCACCCGCAAGGCCACGTTCGACGACATCGGCACGATTGAGACGCCCGACCCGACCACGGTCATTTTCAAGATGAAGAACCTCAACGCGTCGATGCTCGAACATTTCGCATCGCCTTGGAACATCATCTATTCGGCGAAAGACCTTGCCGAAAATCCGGCAGGCCCACGTACCAGGATCAACGGCACCGGCCCGTTCATCTTCGTCGAGCACGTCAGGGGCAGCCACGTCTCCGGCAGGAAGAACGAGAGCTATTTCAAGCAGGGTCTGCCGTATCTCGACGGGTGGAAAGGTGTGTTCACGCTGCAGGCCGCCGCCATGCTCAACGCGGTGCAGGGCGGGCAGGTGCTGGGCGAGTTTCGCGGCATTTCGCCAGCCGAGCGCGACCGGCTGGTGCAGGCGATGGGTGACAAGATTCGGATCGAAGAATCGAGCTGGACGCTCAATCTCCTCGTTTGCTTCAACGTGGAAAAAAAGCCATTCGACGACGTGCGGGTCCGCCGCGCCCTCTGCATGGCGATCGATCGCTGGGGCGGCAGCCAAGGCCTATCCCGCATCTCAACGCTTCGCGCGGTCGGCGGCCTGATCCGACCCGGTTCGCCGTTCGCGACGCCGGAGTCGGAGCTGGTCAAACTTCCCGGTTTTTCGAAGGACATCAAGAAGTCCCGCGAGGAAGCCAAGAAGCTGCTAGCAGAGGCCGGGGTGCCGAACCTGAAGTTCACCTTGCACAACCGCAACCTCGCCATGCCCTACACGCCCGCCGGCATCTTCCTGGTCGACCAATGGCGGCAGGTCGGCGTCGAAGTGGAGCACAAGCAGTTCGACACCGCGCCCTATCTTGCCACGATGAACGCCGGCAACCACGAGGTGGCGATCGACTTCTCGAACCTGTTCATGGATGATTCCAGTCTCGGGTTAGCCAAATATCTGTCTGTCACGCGTGCGCCGGAAAACCGCTCGCGCTCGAACGATCCGGAGCTCGACAAACTATATGATGATCATCTGCGCGAGCGCGACGTCGAAAAGCGCAAGGCGATGATTCGGGCGTTCGAAAAGCGGCTGTTCGAGCAGGCTTACCAGCAGCCGCTGCTATGGTGGCACCGCATTGTGGCGACCCACAAGGTGGTGATGGGCTGGAAAATGTCGCCCAGTCACAATCTCGGTCAGGATCTGGCAGAAGTTTGGCTGAACACTTGA
- a CDS encoding ABC transporter ATP-binding protein, translated as MREPLQPELQPQHAGPLLEVEDLHVHFLTSRGVVRAVEGLSFSVGRGEVVAIVGESGSGKSVSALSIMRLLPRHTGRIPQGRILFNGRNLLELDEEQMRAIRGRDISIIFQEPMTSLNPLLTIGLQITEPLTIHLDMNGEQARARAIELLRLVGIPDAEGRLDQYPHQFSGGMRQRVMIAIGLACNPKLIIADEPTTALDVTIQAQILELMKDLSRTLNIALVIITHNLGVVARYADRVIVMYAARLVEQGSAEAIFHRPRHPYTMGLLRSVPRLDRARGANLETIEGLVPNLTSAPPGCRFAPRCPFRIEICAHEPVLASTDTGGLSRCHRHEEIASGTIVWEASRAAGRRTATQGAEPLLSVRGLTKHFPVRARFGRKAVVVCAVEGVSFSIYPGETVGLVGESGCGKTTVGRLILRLEQPTAGEITFDGINVVTASPAELQTIRRKIQVIFQDPYASLNPRMTVGQIVGEPVHVYKLVPDRKAADARVGELLGQVGLRPELAERYPHQLSGGQRQRVGIARALAMEPSFIVCDEAVSALDVSIQGQIINLLEDLQHRLGLAYLFIAHDLAVVRHISMRVVVMYFGRVVEIADRDELYRNPLHPYTKALLDAAPIPDPTVEKARAPRLIQGELPSHLTPPTGCVFNTRCPFASAECCATIPPLEEKRPGHYAACIKI; from the coding sequence ATGAGGGAGCCGCTTCAACCTGAACTGCAGCCCCAGCACGCGGGCCCGCTGCTTGAGGTGGAAGATTTGCATGTCCATTTTCTCACCTCGCGCGGGGTGGTGCGGGCGGTCGAGGGGCTAAGTTTCAGTGTGGGGCGCGGCGAAGTCGTCGCCATCGTCGGGGAATCGGGGTCGGGCAAATCGGTCTCGGCGCTCTCGATCATGCGCCTCCTGCCGCGACACACCGGCCGCATCCCACAGGGCCGCATCTTATTCAATGGCCGCAATCTGCTCGAGCTCGACGAGGAGCAGATGCGCGCAATCCGTGGGCGCGACATTTCGATAATCTTCCAGGAGCCGATGACGTCGCTTAATCCGCTGCTCACCATCGGGCTGCAGATCACCGAACCGCTGACCATCCACCTTGACATGAACGGGGAACAGGCGCGCGCCCGCGCCATCGAGCTGCTTCGGCTCGTCGGCATCCCCGACGCCGAAGGACGACTTGATCAATACCCGCACCAATTCTCAGGCGGCATGCGCCAACGTGTCATGATCGCGATCGGGCTTGCCTGCAATCCCAAGCTGATCATTGCGGACGAGCCGACCACCGCGCTGGACGTGACCATTCAGGCGCAGATCCTCGAGCTGATGAAAGATCTGTCGCGCACGCTCAACATTGCGCTTGTTATCATCACACACAATTTGGGCGTGGTTGCGCGCTACGCCGATCGCGTCATCGTGATGTACGCTGCGCGTCTGGTAGAGCAGGGCTCGGCCGAGGCGATATTCCATCGCCCGCGCCACCCGTATACAATGGGCCTGTTGCGCTCGGTGCCGCGGCTCGATCGCGCGCGAGGAGCGAACCTCGAAACAATCGAAGGTCTGGTTCCGAATCTCACCAGCGCACCGCCCGGCTGCCGCTTTGCGCCGCGCTGCCCTTTCCGCATTGAAATTTGCGCGCACGAGCCGGTGCTCGCGTCGACAGACACCGGTGGACTATCGCGCTGCCATCGCCATGAAGAGATAGCCTCCGGAACGATTGTGTGGGAGGCGAGCCGCGCCGCCGGGCGGCGGACGGCGACGCAAGGTGCCGAGCCGCTCCTGTCGGTGCGGGGCTTGACCAAGCATTTCCCGGTGCGCGCCAGATTCGGACGCAAAGCCGTGGTCGTGTGCGCAGTCGAGGGCGTGAGCTTTTCGATCTATCCCGGGGAGACCGTGGGCCTGGTCGGCGAATCCGGCTGCGGCAAGACCACCGTCGGCCGACTGATCCTGCGGCTCGAACAACCAACCGCTGGAGAAATCACGTTCGACGGCATAAATGTTGTTACCGCTTCGCCAGCCGAGCTGCAGACAATTCGACGCAAAATCCAGGTCATCTTCCAGGATCCCTACGCGTCGCTCAATCCACGCATGACGGTCGGCCAGATCGTTGGTGAGCCGGTGCACGTCTACAAGCTCGTTCCCGACCGCAAAGCAGCGGATGCGCGCGTCGGAGAATTGCTCGGCCAAGTCGGCCTGCGCCCGGAGCTCGCGGAGCGATATCCGCACCAGCTTTCCGGCGGCCAGCGCCAGCGCGTCGGTATCGCGCGCGCGCTCGCCATGGAGCCGTCGTTCATCGTCTGCGACGAGGCGGTGTCCGCGCTCGACGTGTCAATCCAAGGCCAGATCATCAATCTGCTCGAGGATCTGCAGCACCGATTGGGGTTAGCCTATCTCTTCATCGCGCACGACCTCGCCGTAGTCCGCCACATCTCGATGCGCGTGGTGGTCATGTATTTCGGTCGGGTGGTGGAAATAGCAGATCGCGATGAACTCTATCGCAACCCATTGCACCCATATACCAAAGCTCTGCTCGACGCCGCCCCGATCCCCGACCCGACAGTCGAGAAGGCGCGCGCACCGCGTCTCATCCAAGGCGAGTTGCCCAGCCATCTCACGCCGCCGACTGGATGCGTCTTCAATACCCGTTGTCCGTTTGCCAGCGCAGAATGCTGTGCGACGATTCCGCCACTGGAGGAGAAACGGCCGGGACATTATGCTGCCTGCATCAAAATCTGA
- a CDS encoding SAM-dependent chlorinase/fluorinase, with product MIALFTDFGLHGPYTGQMKAVLHQMAPGIPIIDLFADAPVGNPKASAYLLAVYAAWFPAGTVFLCVVDPGVGGPRPSIFLEADGRWYIGPGNGLFELVRRRARETRSWDIDWKPDRLSASFHGRDLFAPGDRPT from the coding sequence ATGATTGCGCTGTTCACAGATTTTGGGTTGCACGGCCCGTATACTGGTCAGATGAAGGCGGTGCTGCACCAGATGGCGCCGGGCATACCCATTATCGATCTCTTTGCCGATGCTCCGGTCGGCAATCCTAAGGCATCAGCGTATCTGTTGGCGGTTTATGCCGCATGGTTTCCGGCGGGAACCGTCTTTCTCTGCGTCGTCGATCCCGGCGTCGGCGGGCCGCGGCCGTCCATTTTTCTCGAGGCCGACGGCCGATGGTACATCGGTCCCGGCAACGGCTTGTTCGAGCTGGTCCGGCGCCGTGCCCGAGAGACGCGCAGCTGGGACATCGACTGGAAGCCGGATCGCCTCTCGGCCAGTTTTCACGGGCGCGACCTCTTCGCGCCGGGCGATCGCCCAACTTAG
- a CDS encoding Mth938-like domain-containing protein produces MEIDRTTFGTITIDGKTYEHDVIIRLSGEVVKRKKKLSKKSYGTSHVLSKDEAKFVFENGCEQLILGSGQLGNVHLSPEAEAYFVKRGCKVLLQPTPEAIRTFNRSHAKKIGLFHVTC; encoded by the coding sequence ATGGAGATCGATCGCACCACGTTCGGCACCATCACGATTGACGGAAAAACCTATGAGCACGACGTGATCATTCGTCTCTCCGGCGAGGTGGTGAAGCGAAAGAAGAAGCTATCGAAGAAGTCGTACGGCACCTCTCATGTGCTCTCGAAGGACGAAGCGAAGTTCGTCTTTGAGAACGGATGCGAGCAGCTAATTCTCGGCTCGGGCCAGTTGGGCAATGTGCATCTATCGCCGGAAGCTGAGGCGTATTTCGTGAAAAGGGGCTGCAAGGTGCTGTTGCAGCCGACCCCTGAAGCGATCCGTACGTTCAATAGGTCGCATGCAAAAAAGATAGGGCTTTTTCACGTGACGTGCTGA
- a CDS encoding YbhB/YbcL family Raf kinase inhibitor-like protein, with translation MQLSSNAFSGGSAIPHRFTCDGEDLSPPLDWQAAPEMTASFVLLCDDPDAPSGTWHHWAVYDIDAAQTALAEGASHRSGAVQFKQAINDFHRVGYGGPCPPRGHGRHRYHFRLLALSVDHLSLGTKPSCREVEREARRHLIAEATLVGVYQR, from the coding sequence ATGCAGCTTAGCTCAAATGCCTTTTCTGGCGGCTCAGCGATCCCGCACCGTTTCACCTGCGATGGAGAAGACCTCTCCCCACCGTTGGACTGGCAGGCCGCACCTGAAATGACCGCCAGCTTCGTCCTCCTTTGTGACGACCCTGATGCGCCCTCAGGCACGTGGCACCATTGGGCCGTTTACGACATTGACGCTGCACAAACAGCACTTGCCGAGGGCGCCAGCCACCGCAGTGGCGCTGTACAATTCAAGCAGGCGATCAACGACTTCCACCGGGTGGGCTACGGCGGCCCCTGCCCGCCCCGCGGTCACGGACGTCACCGCTATCATTTTCGTTTGCTGGCGTTGTCGGTCGACCACCTGTCGCTCGGCACGAAGCCCTCCTGCCGCGAGGTCGAGCGAGAAGCACGCCGGCATCTTATCGCCGAAGCGACCCTCGTCGGGGTCTATCAGCGATAA
- a CDS encoding 4a-hydroxytetrahydrobiopterin dehydratase, with the protein MTEALSSKTCTPCRGGIPPLTREQAELFHAQALDWQLAEEAHRIERSFRFRNFREALTFVQEIGELAEAEGHHPNISFGWGNATVSLQTKKIKGLHENDFILATKIDRIFARTATA; encoded by the coding sequence ATGACCGAAGCTCTTTCCAGCAAAACCTGTACTCCCTGCCGCGGGGGAATACCCCCACTCACGCGCGAGCAAGCTGAGCTCTTTCACGCACAGGCCCTGGACTGGCAACTGGCGGAGGAAGCTCACCGCATCGAGCGGAGCTTCCGGTTTCGCAATTTCCGCGAGGCGCTTACCTTTGTTCAGGAGATTGGTGAACTCGCGGAAGCCGAAGGCCATCATCCGAATATCAGCTTCGGTTGGGGCAATGCGACGGTCTCTCTGCAGACCAAGAAGATCAAGGGACTGCATGAGAACGACTTCATCTTGGCCACCAAGATTGACCGCATATTCGCTCGGACGGCCACGGCGTGA
- the fdxA gene encoding ferredoxin FdxA gives MTFVVNESCIRCKIMDCVEVCPVDCFYEGENMLVIHPDECIDCGVCVPECPVDAIRPDTEPGLEKWLSLNAEYAKIWPNIMVKKAPPSDSKEWEGKPDKLQHFSPNPGSGD, from the coding sequence TTGACCTTCGTCGTCAACGAGAGCTGTATTCGCTGCAAAATCATGGACTGCGTCGAAGTGTGCCCCGTGGACTGCTTCTACGAGGGCGAGAACATGCTCGTCATCCACCCGGACGAATGCATCGACTGCGGGGTCTGCGTGCCGGAATGCCCGGTCGACGCGATCAGGCCCGACACCGAGCCGGGGCTAGAGAAATGGCTGTCGCTGAATGCGGAATACGCGAAAATCTGGCCAAATATTATGGTCAAAAAAGCGCCCCCGTCTGACTCTAAGGAGTGGGAGGGGAAGCCGGACAAACTCCAACACTTCTCACCAAATCCCGGCTCGGGAGATTGA
- a CDS encoding MarR family winged helix-turn-helix transcriptional regulator encodes MSARETAELLLQVGRLVQAEGYDGELSPAQWMALRFFARANPFSRTPSAFAEFQATTRGTATQAIKALEAGGYLVRQPFKTDRRSVSLRLTSKGKKALARDPFEVLVRAVDSLDATERTAMRRALHQVLSTLATGGAHRRIGVCQDCTHFGREMCDNLASTGSSATECLLLGVPIQPEDVGLLCVHFQPINEHREDGRTTP; translated from the coding sequence ATGTCAGCGCGCGAAACGGCAGAGCTCCTGCTGCAGGTGGGACGGCTCGTACAAGCTGAGGGCTATGACGGTGAACTCAGTCCGGCCCAATGGATGGCGCTCCGCTTCTTCGCCCGTGCCAACCCGTTCTCGCGGACCCCGTCGGCATTCGCAGAATTTCAAGCGACAACCCGCGGCACTGCAACACAAGCCATTAAGGCGCTTGAAGCGGGTGGGTACTTGGTCCGACAGCCATTCAAGACGGACCGGCGAAGCGTCAGTCTGCGACTGACGAGCAAGGGCAAAAAAGCGCTTGCACGCGATCCGTTCGAGGTTCTGGTGCGCGCCGTGGATTCGCTCGACGCGACAGAGCGAACTGCGATGCGTCGCGCCCTGCACCAAGTGCTGTCCACTCTAGCTACGGGTGGGGCGCATCGGCGGATCGGTGTTTGCCAGGACTGCACGCACTTCGGCAGAGAGATGTGCGACAACCTGGCGAGCACGGGCTCCTCGGCCACTGAATGCCTGCTTCTGGGTGTTCCGATTCAGCCAGAGGACGTAGGTCTTCTGTGCGTCCATTTTCAACCAATAAACGAGCACCGCGAGGACGGACGGACGACACCATGA
- a CDS encoding zinc-finger domain-containing protein, producing the protein MESYPTFHNEVGVPIVRIGCREFKCIGDRPPQDHPHIYLKMGDASEIVCPYCSTLFRFDPSLGAHEADPADCAYGDTD; encoded by the coding sequence ATGGAAAGTTATCCGACGTTTCATAATGAAGTCGGGGTGCCGATCGTGCGCATTGGTTGCCGCGAGTTCAAGTGCATTGGGGATAGACCGCCGCAAGATCACCCACACATCTACCTCAAGATGGGCGATGCCAGTGAGATCGTCTGCCCCTATTGCTCTACCCTATTCCGCTTCGATCCGAGCTTGGGCGCACACGAAGCTGACCCGGCAGATTGTGCTTACGGTGATACGGACTGA
- a CDS encoding integrase core domain-containing protein: MIGLFCFALAALASPFRSKLRLEAENAVLRHQLIVLRRRRRSRLRLTNLDRWFFIQLYRWFPAILKVLTIIRPETLVRWHRAGFRCYWRWKSRQRGGRPPVETELRVLIRRMSVENPLWGAPRIHGELLKLGFEVAQSSVAKYMVKRRVPPSQGWRTVLHNHAPDVAAMDLFVVPTNSFGLLYAFVVVRLDRRHLVWINVTAHPTAEWVARQITEAFPWNEAPRYMIRDRDCIYGAVVTRRLRAMGIRDKPIAPASPWQNGFVERLIGSIRRECVDHIIVLGEAHLRRILKSYACYYNTTRTHLALDKDAPVSRPVQRTGVVRSLAILGGLHHRYLRI; encoded by the coding sequence ATGATCGGGCTGTTCTGCTTCGCTCTGGCCGCCCTGGCCTCGCCATTCAGGTCGAAGTTGCGGCTTGAAGCCGAGAACGCGGTGCTGCGACATCAGTTGATTGTCTTGAGACGCAGGCGGCGTAGCCGCCTTCGGCTCACGAACCTTGATCGCTGGTTCTTTATCCAGCTGTATCGCTGGTTTCCAGCAATCCTAAAGGTCCTCACGATCATCCGGCCTGAGACGCTTGTGCGTTGGCACAGAGCCGGATTTCGCTGCTACTGGCGTTGGAAGTCGCGCCAACGGGGAGGGCGACCGCCAGTCGAGACGGAGCTGCGCGTCTTGATCCGGCGCATGAGCGTCGAAAATCCGCTTTGGGGCGCGCCACGCATCCACGGCGAACTGCTCAAGCTCGGGTTTGAGGTCGCGCAGTCGAGCGTCGCCAAGTACATGGTCAAACGCCGGGTGCCACCCAGCCAGGGATGGCGAACCGTCTTGCACAATCATGCGCCAGATGTTGCCGCCATGGACTTGTTTGTTGTCCCGACCAATAGCTTCGGCCTGCTCTATGCTTTCGTCGTCGTTCGGCTAGACCGCAGACATCTTGTCTGGATCAACGTCACGGCACATCCAACCGCCGAATGGGTCGCGCGTCAAATAACGGAGGCATTCCCCTGGAATGAGGCTCCGCGCTACATGATCCGGGACCGGGATTGCATCTACGGTGCAGTGGTGACACGCCGACTGCGTGCCATGGGTATTCGCGACAAGCCTATTGCACCAGCCTCACCCTGGCAGAATGGCTTTGTCGAGCGGCTGATCGGATCGATCCGGCGCGAATGTGTGGACCACATCATTGTCCTGGGCGAGGCACATCTGCGCCGGATTCTGAAATCTTACGCTTGCTACTATAACACGACACGAACGCACTTGGCCTTGGATAAGGATGCGCCCGTTTCTCGCCCAGTTCAGCGAACCGGTGTGGTCAGGTCACTTGCCATCCTGGGCGGACTTCATCACCGCTACCTCAGGATTTAG
- a CDS encoding LacI family DNA-binding transcriptional regulator, with translation MADAHYTRYARRFTSALQVAKLAGVSRSAVSRAFTDGASIAPETREKVMQAAQALGYHVNDLARGLLARRSRLVGIVVTKPEEGIRAQLLAALTARLIRRGSVPIVLNTGLTVEERASAQRILMGHMAEAVIVLSGSPPSSFVEAARRNGQPVIVLGRSEPDTDHLMANNAAAGRTAAALFHGRGFTRLGLVSSWAGTLSLTEREHAFQDEAQRRGLAVIVGRGEVSDYESGVTAAKALLDRQSPPQAVFCVNDLLALGLIDYARRERRLTVPENLSVIGFDDIPQASWGAYRLTTFRQDPVVTADQAIRLIEWRQAHPDLPSVTHVIEAPLVLRETAVPAPGFCVGEQAPHRRRRR, from the coding sequence ATGGCGGACGCCCACTACACACGGTATGCGCGGCGTTTCACGAGCGCATTGCAGGTGGCCAAGCTCGCCGGCGTGTCCCGTTCCGCCGTGTCGCGTGCCTTCACGGATGGAGCAAGCATTGCTCCGGAAACCCGCGAGAAGGTGATGCAGGCGGCCCAGGCTCTCGGCTATCACGTGAACGACCTCGCCAGGGGGCTCTTGGCGCGGCGCAGCCGCCTCGTCGGCATCGTCGTCACCAAGCCGGAGGAGGGCATCCGGGCGCAGCTTCTCGCCGCGCTGACCGCCAGGCTGATTCGTCGTGGCAGCGTGCCGATTGTCCTCAACACCGGCCTGACGGTGGAGGAGAGGGCGTCGGCGCAGCGAATCCTGATGGGGCACATGGCCGAAGCGGTGATCGTGCTGTCGGGTTCGCCGCCGTCCAGCTTCGTAGAGGCGGCCCGCCGCAACGGCCAGCCCGTCATCGTGCTCGGCCGGTCGGAGCCGGATACGGATCATCTGATGGCGAACAACGCCGCCGCCGGGCGGACTGCGGCAGCGCTGTTCCACGGCCGCGGCTTCACGCGGCTCGGCCTAGTCAGCTCTTGGGCCGGCACACTCAGCCTCACCGAGCGCGAACACGCCTTCCAAGATGAGGCGCAGCGCCGGGGGCTAGCGGTCATCGTCGGTCGCGGCGAGGTGTCCGACTACGAAAGCGGCGTCACGGCGGCCAAGGCCCTTCTCGACAGGCAAAGCCCCCCTCAGGCGGTCTTCTGCGTCAACGATCTCCTGGCCCTCGGCCTCATCGACTATGCACGACGGGAGCGGCGCCTCACTGTGCCCGAGAACCTGTCCGTCATCGGCTTCGACGATATTCCCCAGGCCTCGTGGGGCGCCTATCGGCTGACGACCTTTCGGCAAGATCCGGTCGTCACCGCTGATCAGGCGATCCGCCTCATCGAATGGCGCCAGGCCCATCCGGATCTGCCGTCGGTCACGCATGTCATCGAGGCACCGCTGGTGCTGCGGGAAACAGCCGTCCCGGCACCAGGCTTTTGCGTCGGCGAGCAGGCGCCCCATCGCCGGAGAAGGCGATGA